A window of the Bradyrhizobium diazoefficiens genome harbors these coding sequences:
- a CDS encoding AraC family transcriptional regulator: MSVIRKSLSTEMLPQDLSDRQRFIRFAELFEHFSNTGELDPASDVPFRASMNSIHIGTTMLGRCDGSFVTVRREKRQVIETGDDRFCLVRNTGDRSSQVIHRGREFTMRPGSMVLLKLDEPFFAADGASQKRFTNVHLPVDSLRAMVADVDDLVGCELEPGGALSLAMDYSDLLLRHPAAADEAGMAIASHLLDLAAIGLGARSDVAAAARRRGLRAVRLKAVLPILEARFHEPDFSAQKLATAAGLSERYVNELLFEAGASFTTRLTELRLRKAADLLTHREGRISDIAFACGFNDLSYFNRCFRRRFGLTPTAARGK, encoded by the coding sequence ATGTCCGTCATCAGGAAGTCGCTCTCGACCGAGATGTTGCCGCAGGATCTATCCGACCGGCAGCGCTTCATCCGTTTCGCCGAGCTGTTCGAGCATTTTTCCAATACTGGCGAACTCGACCCGGCCTCCGACGTGCCGTTTCGCGCCTCGATGAACTCGATCCATATCGGCACCACCATGCTCGGCCGCTGTGACGGCAGCTTCGTCACGGTGCGGCGGGAAAAGCGCCAGGTGATCGAGACCGGCGATGACCGCTTTTGCCTCGTGCGCAACACCGGCGATCGTTCCTCGCAGGTGATCCATCGCGGCCGCGAATTCACCATGCGGCCGGGATCGATGGTGCTGCTCAAGCTCGATGAGCCGTTCTTCGCCGCCGATGGCGCGAGCCAGAAGCGTTTCACCAATGTGCATCTGCCGGTCGATTCACTGCGCGCCATGGTCGCTGATGTCGACGACCTCGTCGGCTGCGAGCTCGAGCCCGGCGGCGCGCTGTCGCTGGCGATGGATTACAGCGACCTGCTGCTTCGTCATCCCGCGGCGGCCGACGAGGCCGGCATGGCGATCGCGTCCCATTTGCTCGATCTCGCCGCGATCGGCTTGGGCGCCCGCAGCGACGTCGCGGCCGCGGCGCGGCGCCGGGGCCTGCGCGCGGTGCGGCTGAAAGCCGTGTTGCCGATCCTCGAGGCCCGCTTCCACGAGCCGGATTTTTCCGCGCAAAAGCTCGCCACTGCGGCCGGTCTCTCTGAGCGCTATGTCAACGAGCTCTTGTTCGAGGCCGGTGCCAGCTTCACCACCCGCCTGACCGAATTGCGCCTGCGCAAGGCGGCCGACCTGCTCACCCATCGCGAAGGCCGCATCAGCGACATCGCGTTCGCCTGCGGCTTCAACGATCTCTCTTATTTCAACCGCTGCTTTCGCCGCAGGTTCGGCCTGACCCCGACCGCGGCGCGGGGCAAGTGA
- a CDS encoding DUF6314 family protein produces the protein MNETVIDAWRDASQVMTRLAGAWSFNRVIESQGHMQGLATFTPLDAERLAYREQGRLRLLNGTELEAEREYVFCARDRGFDVYFKENPPRLFHTISLSATAGRALSGSADHLCNLDNYQSTYTFLPDGRLVIRHVVSGPRKDYMMTTTYMRVA, from the coding sequence ATGAATGAAACTGTGATCGATGCTTGGCGTGATGCATCGCAAGTGATGACGCGGCTGGCCGGCGCCTGGTCGTTCAACCGGGTCATCGAGAGCCAAGGGCACATGCAGGGCCTTGCGACCTTCACGCCATTGGATGCGGAGCGCCTGGCCTATCGCGAGCAGGGACGCTTGAGGCTGCTAAACGGCACCGAGCTTGAGGCCGAGCGTGAGTACGTCTTCTGCGCGCGCGACCGGGGGTTCGACGTCTACTTCAAGGAAAATCCGCCGCGGCTATTCCACACGATCTCGCTCTCGGCGACCGCTGGCAGAGCGTTGAGTGGAAGCGCGGATCATCTATGCAATCTCGACAACTATCAGTCGACCTACACCTTCCTGCCTGATGGCCGCCTCGTCATTCGTCACGTCGTGTCGGGCCCGCGCAAGGACTACATGATGACGACGACCTACATGCGGGTGGCGTGA
- a CDS encoding protein-L-isoaspartate(D-aspartate) O-methyltransferase → MTGYADLRDRMVDVQLAGRGIRDHRVLDAMRQVPRERFVEVGFEEFAYEDSALPIASDQTISQPYIVAAMLDAAELKPTDKVLEVGTGSGYAAAVASRLARTIHTIERHGSLARIAAERLEMLGYTNCMVHTGDGTRGLANEAPFDAILVAAGGPSIPSALRRQLAIGGRLVIPVGNFADEQSLLRITRRTAKDYDEETLGAVRFVPLIGEQGWAENGTRSASNLTPGHSRSQSVTDMICAAIEPLPAFDDPAFGAVFDRFEHSRLVLLGEASHGTSEFYQARAAITRRLIEEHGFTIVAVEADWPDAAAIDRYVRDRVSPGAHDLPFERFPIWMWRNADVAAFVDWMRGYNEQRPPSGRAGFFGLDIYNMRSSIAAVLAYLDSVDPEAAAVARERYGCLTPWQREPSTYGRAVLTEGYRRCEAEVIRQCQDILKRQLAYGADDPDNFLDAAQNARLITAAERYYRIMYYGGAESWNLRDTHMFETLVHILEAHGPKSKAIVWAHNSHIGDARFTEMGTIRNELNIGQLCRQQFGEAASLIGFGTHSGTVAAASDWDGEMEVMRVRPSRADSYERLFHEATATQGMVEFRRHEALRRRLIEPRLERFIGVIYRPDTELQSHYAEASLPQQFDGFVWLDETHAVTPLGPEHRRAGAPDTYPFGL, encoded by the coding sequence ATGACAGGATATGCTGATCTTCGCGACCGCATGGTCGACGTTCAGCTCGCCGGCCGCGGCATTCGCGACCATCGGGTGTTGGATGCCATGCGACAGGTCCCACGAGAACGGTTTGTGGAAGTCGGCTTCGAAGAGTTCGCGTATGAGGACAGCGCGCTGCCGATCGCCAGCGATCAAACCATCTCACAGCCCTATATCGTCGCTGCGATGCTCGACGCGGCCGAGCTGAAACCAACCGATAAGGTGCTCGAGGTTGGCACCGGGTCGGGCTATGCCGCGGCTGTTGCATCCCGGCTCGCCAGAACCATCCACACCATCGAGCGGCATGGCTCGCTCGCACGGATAGCCGCAGAGCGGCTGGAGATGCTCGGATATACAAATTGCATGGTTCATACGGGTGACGGCACGCGGGGTTTGGCCAATGAGGCACCATTCGACGCGATTCTGGTCGCCGCTGGCGGCCCTTCGATTCCGAGCGCGCTTAGGCGGCAGTTGGCTATCGGCGGTCGTCTCGTCATTCCCGTCGGCAATTTCGCGGATGAACAGTCGCTGCTGCGGATCACGCGGCGGACGGCAAAGGACTACGATGAAGAGACCTTGGGCGCTGTTCGCTTCGTGCCTCTGATCGGCGAGCAGGGATGGGCCGAGAACGGCACGCGTTCGGCGAGCAATCTGACCCCCGGCCACTCGCGGTCCCAGTCGGTGACGGACATGATCTGTGCCGCGATCGAACCTTTGCCGGCCTTCGACGATCCAGCGTTCGGAGCCGTCTTCGATCGATTCGAACATTCGCGCCTGGTCCTGTTGGGCGAGGCCAGTCACGGCACATCGGAGTTCTACCAGGCGCGTGCAGCGATCACGCGCCGGCTTATTGAAGAGCACGGCTTTACGATCGTTGCGGTGGAAGCGGATTGGCCTGACGCCGCTGCAATCGACCGCTACGTTCGCGATCGCGTTAGCCCGGGCGCTCACGACTTGCCGTTTGAACGCTTCCCGATCTGGATGTGGCGAAATGCAGACGTTGCCGCGTTCGTGGACTGGATGCGCGGCTACAATGAGCAAAGGCCACCTAGCGGCCGTGCCGGCTTCTTCGGCCTCGACATCTACAATATGCGCAGTTCAATCGCGGCTGTTCTGGCCTATCTCGACAGTGTCGATCCCGAGGCAGCGGCCGTCGCGCGCGAGCGCTATGGATGTTTGACTCCATGGCAGCGCGAGCCGTCGACCTATGGACGGGCCGTTTTGACGGAGGGCTATCGCAGATGCGAGGCTGAGGTGATCCGCCAGTGTCAGGATATCCTGAAGAGGCAGCTTGCCTATGGCGCAGACGACCCGGACAACTTCCTGGATGCAGCGCAGAACGCCCGCTTGATCACCGCAGCCGAGCGCTACTACCGGATCATGTATTACGGCGGCGCGGAATCCTGGAACTTGCGCGATACCCACATGTTCGAGACCTTGGTTCATATCCTCGAGGCCCATGGTCCCAAGTCGAAGGCCATCGTCTGGGCCCATAATTCCCATATCGGCGATGCGCGCTTCACGGAGATGGGGACGATCCGCAACGAGCTCAACATCGGCCAGCTTTGCCGGCAGCAATTCGGCGAGGCGGCCTCGCTCATCGGATTCGGTACGCACTCCGGCACGGTGGCCGCTGCCTCGGATTGGGACGGCGAGATGGAAGTGATGCGTGTTCGCCCCTCCCGTGCGGACAGCTATGAGCGGCTGTTTCATGAGGCGACCGCGACACAGGGCATGGTCGAATTCCGGCGCCATGAGGCCCTTCGGCGTCGCCTGATCGAACCTCGCCTCGAGCGATTCATCGGCGTGATCTACCGGCCGGACACCGAACTGCAAAGCCATTACGCCGAGGCGTCACTGCCGCAGCAGTTCGATGGATTCGTCTGGCTGGATGAGACCCATGCGGTTACGCCCCTCGGACCGGAGCATCGTCGGGCTGGTGCTCCGGATACCTATCCGTTTGGGCTCTGA
- a CDS encoding cytochrome P450 yields the protein MRRWSAYLPFGLGPRTCIGSSFALQEATIVLAVLMRRFDLNLMPRQAPLSLPDLGPIVGSIAKVRLLPAEPPGTVQAT from the coding sequence GTGCGGCGATGGTCAGCTTATCTGCCTTTCGGCCTGGGGCCGAGGACCTGCATTGGCTCGTCTTTTGCGCTGCAGGAGGCAACCATCGTTCTTGCCGTTCTCATGCGACGGTTCGATCTGAACCTCATGCCTAGACAGGCACCGTTGTCCTTGCCTGACCTGGGTCCGATAGTGGGATCAATAGCAAAGGTTCGCCTGTTGCCGGCAGAGCCCCCCGGAACCGTCCAAGCCACATAA
- a CDS encoding uracil-DNA glycosylase family protein: MRRGSPFGAQEPMAEASAANKRLDHRRVAPQGRFRRPRLYLVGEAPGAAEAAQGKPFVGPAGNALRKMLKEGGIDPGQLRLANAIPFRPIKHSRDRKPRNRSPTTDEIQCHGVAVLTDIRRSKPAVIVALGSTAARLFGASQSVRAARKAKLQFEGRPLRVTFHPAYARRFGGRSSDAWRDMVHDLRQAWDDSGIHSIKSLEVTGEKP, from the coding sequence ATGAGGCGAGGCTCGCCGTTTGGCGCGCAGGAACCGATGGCGGAGGCAAGTGCAGCGAACAAACGTCTCGACCACCGCCGTGTCGCACCTCAAGGTCGCTTCCGGCGGCCGCGGCTATATCTCGTGGGCGAAGCGCCGGGCGCTGCGGAAGCCGCGCAGGGTAAGCCCTTCGTCGGGCCTGCCGGCAACGCTTTGCGCAAGATGCTGAAGGAGGGTGGAATCGACCCTGGACAGCTCCGTCTGGCGAATGCCATTCCATTTCGGCCCATCAAGCACTCCAGAGACCGCAAACCACGCAACCGCAGTCCAACGACTGACGAAATCCAATGCCATGGTGTAGCAGTGCTAACCGACATCCGACGCTCCAAGCCAGCTGTTATCGTTGCCCTTGGCAGCACGGCGGCTCGCCTATTCGGCGCGTCGCAGTCCGTTCGAGCGGCCCGCAAAGCAAAGCTCCAATTTGAGGGCCGTCCGCTGCGCGTCACTTTCCACCCAGCCTACGCCCGCCGCTTCGGCGGTAGAAGCAGCGACGCTTGGCGTGACATGGTCCATGATTTGCGCCAAGCTTGGGACGACTCTGGGATTCATTCAATCAAGTCGCTTGAAGTGACTGGCGAGAAGCCATGA
- a CDS encoding antibiotic biosynthesis monooxygenase family protein, which yields MPQIKVGKQPVTQITIIEAEPEKQAEALSIMTERARFMARQPGCISISLHRSLDGRRIVNYVQWDSADLLRAAHQSPEFRKAWNQFEKMTDEIDPHLYEVAEIFSGKQ from the coding sequence ATGCCGCAAATCAAAGTCGGCAAACAGCCCGTCACCCAGATTACCATCATCGAAGCTGAACCAGAAAAGCAGGCCGAAGCGTTGTCGATCATGACCGAGAGAGCTCGGTTCATGGCCCGCCAGCCAGGATGTATTTCCATCAGCCTGCATCGCAGCCTCGATGGACGCCGCATTGTGAATTACGTCCAATGGGACTCTGCGGATTTGCTGAGGGCTGCGCACCAATCGCCAGAATTTCGCAAGGCCTGGAATCAGTTCGAAAAGATGACCGACGAGATCGATCCCCATCTTTACGAGGTCGCCGAAATCTTCAGCGGTAAACAATGA
- a CDS encoding NADH-quinone oxidoreductase subunit D, with protein sequence MAEAGVRNFTINFGPQHPAAHGVLRLVLDLDGEVVERVDPHIGLLHRGTEKLIENKTYLQAIGYFDRLDYVAPMNQEHAFCLAAEKLLGIEVPRRGQLIRVLFCEIGRLLSHLLNITTQAMDVGALTPPLWGFEEREKLMVFYERASGARMHANYFRIGGVHQDLPSKLIDDIEAFCDPFLGVVDDLDRLLTANRIFKQRNVDVGKVTLKDAWAWGFSGVMVRGSGAAWDLRKAQPYECYAEMDFDIPVGKNGDCYDRYLVRMEEMRQSVRIMRQCIEKLRQPEGQGPVAVQDNKIFPPRRGEMKRSMEALIHHFKLYTEGFHVPAGEVYAAVEAPKGEFGVYLVSDGSNQPYKCKIRAPSFAHLQAMDFLSRGHLLADVSAIIGSLDIVFGEIDR encoded by the coding sequence ATGGCGGAAGCTGGCGTTCGCAACTTCACTATCAATTTCGGGCCGCAGCATCCGGCTGCGCACGGCGTGCTGCGCCTGGTGCTCGATCTCGACGGCGAGGTGGTGGAGCGGGTTGATCCGCATATCGGACTCTTGCACCGCGGTACCGAGAAGCTGATCGAGAATAAGACCTACCTGCAGGCGATCGGGTATTTCGATCGCCTCGACTATGTTGCGCCGATGAACCAGGAGCACGCGTTCTGCCTCGCGGCGGAAAAGCTGCTCGGCATCGAGGTGCCGCGCCGCGGACAGTTGATCCGCGTGCTGTTCTGCGAGATCGGGCGCCTGCTCTCGCATCTGCTCAATATCACCACGCAGGCGATGGACGTCGGCGCGCTGACTCCGCCTCTGTGGGGGTTCGAAGAGCGCGAGAAGCTCATGGTGTTCTATGAGCGGGCCTCCGGCGCCCGCATGCATGCAAATTACTTTCGCATTGGCGGCGTGCATCAAGACCTGCCGTCAAAGCTGATTGACGATATTGAGGCGTTTTGCGATCCCTTCCTCGGCGTGGTGGACGATCTGGACCGGCTGCTCACGGCAAATCGCATCTTCAAGCAGCGCAATGTCGATGTGGGCAAGGTGACGCTGAAAGATGCCTGGGCGTGGGGCTTTTCCGGAGTCATGGTGCGCGGTTCGGGCGCGGCCTGGGATCTGCGCAAGGCACAGCCTTACGAGTGCTACGCCGAGATGGACTTCGATATTCCCGTCGGCAAGAACGGCGACTGCTACGATCGCTACCTCGTCCGCATGGAAGAGATGCGCCAGTCCGTGCGCATCATGCGGCAGTGCATCGAGAAATTGCGCCAGCCGGAGGGACAGGGGCCGGTTGCGGTCCAGGACAACAAGATTTTCCCACCGCGCCGCGGCGAGATGAAGCGCTCGATGGAAGCGCTGATCCACCACTTCAAGCTATATACCGAAGGCTTTCACGTGCCCGCCGGAGAGGTCTACGCCGCTGTCGAAGCACCGAAAGGCGAGTTCGGGGTCTATCTGGTCTCCGATGGCTCGAACCAGCCGTATAAGTGCAAGATACGGGCGCCCTCGTTCGCGCACCTACAAGCGATGGACTTCCTCAGCCGCGGCCATTTGCTGGCCGACGTTTCGGCAATCATTGGCTCGTTGGATATCGTATTTGGAGAGATCGATCGATAG
- a CDS encoding site-2 protease family protein yields MAGAVGLFISIVLHEITHALIARRYDMPIAGITLFIFGGVAELHKEPTSAKAEFLVAIGGPIASMVLGTVLLVVASVGPDVLSPAAFGVVSYLGDLNWILALFNLVPAFPLDGGRVFRAGLWGWMDDFARATRIAAGAGEFFGIAMILYGILEFVTGNAIAGVWLFFIGFFLHGAAGAARQDLALRRTFAGLPVSVLMQRNPIGVAPDLSIADLIEHYFYRYYFKAFPVLRDHELVGCIMANDVRNLPPGDRTRVRVADVMRPCSPEIVIPPDLEALEALIKMQGGRHSRLLVVEEGRLHGVLALSDMLQYLLLKQELGGNIRDSSLSASKTPGTSTTGAAGAARPYQAAP; encoded by the coding sequence TTGGCCGGCGCGGTCGGTCTTTTCATCTCAATCGTCCTGCACGAAATAACCCATGCGCTCATTGCGCGGCGTTACGACATGCCGATCGCCGGTATCACGCTGTTCATCTTCGGTGGCGTCGCCGAGTTGCACAAGGAGCCGACCAGCGCCAAGGCGGAGTTTCTTGTGGCAATCGGCGGGCCGATTGCCAGCATGGTGCTTGGTACCGTCTTGCTCGTGGTCGCGAGCGTCGGCCCGGACGTCCTGTCGCCAGCTGCATTCGGCGTCGTCAGTTATCTTGGCGATCTCAATTGGATACTGGCGCTATTCAATCTCGTCCCTGCTTTCCCGCTGGACGGTGGACGGGTCTTCCGCGCCGGGCTTTGGGGCTGGATGGATGACTTTGCCCGCGCCACGCGGATCGCTGCGGGCGCGGGCGAGTTCTTCGGCATTGCCATGATCCTGTACGGAATCCTGGAATTCGTGACCGGCAATGCGATCGCGGGCGTGTGGCTGTTCTTCATTGGATTCTTCCTGCATGGCGCTGCTGGTGCCGCGCGGCAAGACCTGGCACTTCGTCGCACCTTCGCGGGGCTTCCAGTCTCTGTGCTCATGCAGCGCAATCCCATCGGAGTGGCGCCTGACCTTTCGATCGCCGATCTAATCGAGCACTATTTCTACCGGTACTACTTCAAAGCCTTCCCGGTGTTGCGGGATCACGAGCTTGTCGGCTGTATCATGGCGAACGATGTGCGCAATCTGCCGCCAGGCGATCGGACACGGGTTCGTGTGGCGGACGTCATGCGCCCCTGCTCGCCGGAAATCGTCATTCCTCCCGACCTGGAGGCGTTGGAGGCGCTTATCAAGATGCAAGGTGGCCGGCACAGCCGTCTGCTTGTCGTCGAAGAGGGACGCTTGCACGGTGTCTTGGCACTATCCGATATGCTGCAATACCTTTTGCTCAAGCAAGAGCTCGGTGGGAACATCCGGGATTCTTCGCTGAGTGCATCCAAGACCCCGGGCACATCGACTACCGGCGCAGCGGGTGCAGCGCGACCCTACCAAGCCGCTCCTTAG
- a CDS encoding MmgE/PrpD family protein, whose amino-acid sequence MTQVEMLAGFVERARFADLSIAAVGQLKIRVLDTIAVALGALDAGPIGAVRKLTAELGGRPISTLIGGGRTAPDRAAFFNGALSRYLDFMDSYLAEGETCHPSDNLGAVLAAAEMRQATGADFLTALAVAYQVHTRLSDVAPVRDRGFDHTTQGAYAAAAGVAKALALSRNQTANAIAISGTANNALRVTRTGALSHWKGLAYPNTAMAATHAALLAAHGITGPEAVFEGNKGFMDTIAGPFEIDWSKEDLERVHVTILKKHNAEIHAQSAIDAALDIRAYPHFAPGAVRAVRLKTFAVAHQIIGGGEEGDKRLVRTKEEADHSLPYMLAVALIDGQVQPEQYAPDRIASPDVQQLLRHVTIAPEARLSALFPQRLPAELEVDLENGTVFSAQREDYRGFHTNPFDWTAARAKFDRVGRVFTTAAERAAIADVIATLDERSITDLTELLGAIRWHAAAT is encoded by the coding sequence GTGACCCAGGTGGAAATGCTGGCCGGCTTTGTCGAGCGCGCGCGTTTTGCTGACCTCAGCATTGCGGCGGTGGGGCAGCTGAAAATCCGCGTGCTGGACACCATAGCTGTCGCACTTGGCGCGCTTGACGCCGGGCCCATCGGCGCCGTTCGCAAGCTCACAGCCGAGCTCGGTGGCCGGCCTATCTCGACCCTTATCGGCGGCGGCAGGACCGCGCCGGACCGGGCGGCCTTCTTCAATGGCGCGCTCAGCCGATACCTCGATTTCATGGACAGTTATCTCGCCGAAGGCGAGACCTGTCATCCATCCGACAATCTCGGCGCGGTCCTGGCCGCAGCTGAGATGCGGCAGGCAACCGGGGCGGACTTTTTGACCGCACTCGCGGTCGCGTATCAGGTCCATACCCGTTTGAGCGATGTGGCTCCGGTGCGAGACAGGGGGTTCGATCACACAACCCAAGGCGCCTACGCCGCGGCGGCCGGAGTTGCCAAGGCGCTGGCTCTCTCGCGCAATCAGACGGCCAACGCAATCGCCATCAGCGGAACCGCGAACAACGCGCTGCGCGTGACCCGAACCGGTGCGCTGTCGCACTGGAAGGGCCTCGCCTATCCAAACACGGCCATGGCGGCGACGCACGCGGCGTTGCTTGCGGCGCACGGGATCACCGGACCAGAGGCGGTGTTCGAGGGCAATAAGGGATTCATGGACACGATCGCCGGGCCGTTCGAGATCGACTGGTCGAAGGAAGATCTGGAGCGTGTTCACGTTACCATATTGAAGAAGCACAATGCCGAAATCCATGCGCAGTCTGCCATCGATGCTGCCCTCGATATCCGCGCCTATCCGCACTTTGCACCCGGTGCGGTGCGGGCCGTGCGGCTCAAGACCTTTGCGGTGGCCCATCAGATCATCGGTGGTGGAGAGGAGGGCGACAAGCGTCTTGTGCGCACAAAGGAGGAGGCTGATCACAGCCTTCCTTACATGTTGGCGGTCGCCCTTATTGACGGCCAGGTGCAGCCTGAGCAGTACGCGCCTGATCGCATAGCCAGCCCCGATGTCCAGCAGCTGCTTCGCCATGTGACCATCGCGCCGGAAGCACGGCTATCGGCGCTATTTCCGCAGCGTTTGCCAGCCGAACTCGAGGTGGACCTCGAAAATGGCACCGTCTTTTCCGCGCAGCGGGAAGATTATCGCGGCTTTCATACCAATCCCTTTGATTGGACGGCGGCGCGAGCCAAGTTCGACCGCGTGGGCCGCGTCTTCACCACTGCAGCGGAGCGCGCGGCGATAGCCGACGTGATCGCCACGCTCGATGAACGTTCGATCACCGATCTGACCGAGTTGCTCGGGGCCATCCGCTGGCATGCTGCTGCCACATGA
- a CDS encoding phosphosulfolactate synthase has translation MTETTFSFIPRAARSTKPRRTGLTEIRGPYYSAYGPRHLADVLETAGAWVDGIKYAGGSFALMPASAVTSINKLAHDHDVYVSTGGWLENVLRFGPEAVDRYIEEAKALGFDVIEISTGFISLPTDSVLRLIQRVKSAGLKAKPELGIQFGAGGSTATEELAAEGTKDVGWLIAQAERALDAGADIIMIESEGITESVSTWRTDVVARIINQLGLEKVMFEGADPAVFEWYIKNYGNEVNLFVDHSQIVQLEALRSGIWGTKSTWGRIQNLAP, from the coding sequence ATGACCGAAACCACGTTTTCCTTCATTCCCCGGGCGGCGCGCTCGACGAAGCCGCGCAGGACCGGTCTTACCGAAATTCGAGGACCATATTACAGCGCTTATGGTCCGCGCCACCTTGCCGATGTCTTGGAGACGGCCGGCGCCTGGGTCGACGGGATCAAATATGCGGGCGGATCCTTCGCGCTGATGCCTGCAAGCGCCGTGACGAGCATAAACAAGCTTGCACACGATCATGATGTTTACGTATCGACCGGCGGCTGGCTAGAAAACGTGCTGCGTTTTGGGCCGGAAGCCGTTGATCGCTACATTGAGGAAGCCAAGGCGCTCGGCTTCGACGTCATTGAAATCTCCACGGGTTTCATCAGCTTGCCAACGGATAGCGTGCTGCGCCTGATTCAGAGGGTGAAAAGCGCCGGGCTGAAAGCCAAGCCGGAGCTCGGCATTCAGTTCGGCGCTGGCGGCAGCACCGCGACTGAAGAACTCGCGGCCGAGGGCACCAAGGATGTCGGCTGGCTGATCGCGCAGGCCGAGCGTGCGCTCGATGCCGGCGCCGACATCATCATGATCGAAAGCGAGGGTATCACTGAAAGCGTGAGCACATGGCGCACGGACGTGGTGGCCCGTATCATCAATCAGCTCGGGCTCGAAAAGGTCATGTTCGAAGGCGCAGATCCCGCGGTATTCGAATGGTACATCAAGAACTATGGCAACGAGGTCAATCTGTTCGTCGATCACAGCCAGATCGTACAGCTCGAGGCGCTGCGGTCCGGCATTTGGGGCACCAAGAGCACCTGGGGCCGCATTCAAAACCTTGCGCCATGA
- a CDS encoding nucleotidyltransferase family protein — protein MAKEIRPITGSTEMIDAAAEPIPSSTGAEVFYAQALRELAKLDLPFLLAGTYALSAYTGVARATKDLDIVCKPTDYPRVLNHFRSLGYTVAIEDERWLGKVFQDEHFFDVIFAFWHGMAPVTDQWFESAPRIEVFGTLMRIIAPTELIWSKAFVQLRHRYDGPDIAHLILKQHDQIDWRRLLAYMELHWEVLLAHLLNFRWAYPSERDCVPRWLMDELVARLKTQLELPPPRVKICRGRLFSQVDYAPAVEEWGFVDADQDSE, from the coding sequence ATGGCGAAGGAGATTAGGCCGATCACTGGATCTACAGAGATGATCGATGCGGCCGCCGAGCCGATCCCATCATCGACCGGAGCGGAGGTGTTTTACGCCCAGGCCTTGCGCGAGCTCGCAAAACTCGATCTTCCGTTTCTGTTGGCAGGCACATATGCGCTCAGCGCGTACACCGGCGTGGCGCGCGCGACCAAAGATCTGGATATCGTGTGCAAGCCGACTGACTATCCCCGTGTTCTCAACCACTTCCGCAGCCTTGGATATACCGTCGCAATCGAGGACGAGCGCTGGCTGGGCAAGGTCTTCCAGGACGAGCACTTTTTCGATGTGATCTTCGCGTTCTGGCATGGCATGGCTCCCGTGACCGACCAGTGGTTCGAATCCGCGCCGCGCATCGAGGTGTTCGGCACGCTGATGCGCATCATCGCCCCGACGGAGTTGATCTGGTCCAAGGCCTTCGTCCAGCTGCGGCACCGCTACGATGGCCCGGATATCGCGCATCTCATTCTCAAGCAGCATGATCAGATCGACTGGCGGCGTCTGCTTGCCTACATGGAGCTGCATTGGGAGGTGCTTCTGGCACATCTACTCAATTTCCGCTGGGCCTATCCGAGCGAGCGTGATTGCGTGCCGCGCTGGCTAATGGACGAACTGGTCGCCCGTCTGAAGACCCAGCTCGAACTTCCTCCTCCGCGCGTGAAGATATGCCGGGGGCGCCTGTTTTCGCAGGTCGACTATGCGCCGGCCGTTGAGGAATGGGGATTTGTCGACGCAGATCAGGATAGTGAGTAG
- a CDS encoding metallophosphoesterase family protein has protein sequence MSEKPDSLTFAAIGDLHVKEDRTLSFRELFAELSTKAQVLVLCGDLTDLGKASEAELLAEDLRACSIPVVGVLGNHDYESGHAEDVKRILKGAGMHLLNGQSYEINGVAFVGVKGFIGGFGRRMLASFGEPVVKSLVAEAVEEATRLENAMRAVASKQAVVVLHYAPIPDTVEGEPLEILPFLGSSRLGETIDRFKVSAVVHGHAHQGRYEGRTPGGARVYNVARSIEKPTGRPYALIEV, from the coding sequence ATGTCTGAAAAGCCCGACTCGCTGACCTTCGCTGCGATTGGCGATCTCCACGTGAAGGAGGATCGGACGTTGTCTTTCCGGGAGCTCTTTGCCGAGCTCTCGACCAAGGCCCAGGTGCTCGTCCTTTGCGGCGACCTCACTGACCTCGGCAAGGCATCCGAAGCAGAACTTCTGGCAGAGGATTTGCGCGCCTGCTCCATTCCCGTTGTCGGCGTGCTCGGAAATCACGACTACGAGTCCGGGCACGCTGAAGACGTTAAGCGCATTTTGAAAGGGGCCGGAATGCACCTGCTCAACGGGCAGTCGTACGAAATCAACGGTGTCGCCTTCGTCGGGGTGAAGGGCTTCATCGGAGGCTTCGGCCGTCGCATGCTCGCTTCATTCGGCGAGCCGGTTGTCAAGAGCTTGGTCGCCGAAGCCGTCGAAGAAGCGACGCGCCTTGAAAATGCGATGCGTGCGGTGGCGAGCAAGCAGGCTGTCGTCGTTCTTCACTATGCGCCGATTCCCGATACGGTCGAAGGCGAACCACTCGAAATCCTTCCGTTCCTCGGCTCGTCGCGTCTCGGCGAAACGATTGATCGATTCAAGGTGAGCGCAGTGGTGCACGGCCATGCCCATCAGGGCCGCTATGAGGGCCGCACGCCCGGAGGCGCGCGCGTCTACAATGTGGCCCGATCAATCGAGAAGCCCACCGGTCGACCCTATGCCTTGATTGAGGTCTGA